In a single window of the Debaryomyces hansenii CBS767 chromosome A complete sequence genome:
- a CDS encoding DEHA2A00396p (weakly similar to uniprot|P28319 Saccharomyces cerevisiae YKL096w CWP1 cell wall mannoprotein) — MVRIIPLIIGLISSAICVSSSSFEFVLSSLNLDSEIQFDTYSLLKYNGEGIVGLYADCDTCYNFTGLITDEGYFEITESSEGVFANSRYLNIDQTTGLFTVNETADTNVYVISTHLLYTNSSVDYTILEVEENKTYHLYFSDIKFDVADLGNSFSSILNTIYPNGSTYISYSPTDASETASISSIDNVSPSTKTASASSASSYTTDQSSSSTAGVSYQYKKDIGVSGLVTLAFGYVLIYGF, encoded by the coding sequence ATGGTTCGTATTATTCCCTTGATTATAGGTTTGATATCGTCTGCCATTTGTGTCTCTTCGTcatcttttgaatttgtcCTAAGTTCATTGAATCTCGATTCCGAGATTCAGTTTGATACATATTCTCTACTTAAATACAATGGAGAAGGCATAGTTGGATTATATGCTGATTGTGATACTTGCTACAATTTTACAGGACTCATTACGGATGAAggttattttgaaattactGAAAGTTCTGAAGGAGTATTTGCTAATTCGagatatttaaatattgatcaaaCTACTGGTTTGTTCACAGTTAATGAAACTGCAGATACCAATGTGTATGTTATCAGCACCCACCTTTTATACACAAATAGTCTGGTAGATTACACTATTCTTGAAGTTGAGGAGAATAAAACGtatcatctttatttcCTGGATATAAAGTTTGATGTAGCTGATTTAGGTAACAGTTTTTCCTCCATATTGAACACGATTTATCCTAATGGTAGCACTTATATTTCTTACAGTCCGACGGATGCCTCTGAGACTGCTTCAATTTCCAGTATTGACAATGTTTCTCCCTCTACTAAGACTGCATCTGCATCATCAGCAAGTTCGTATACAACTGATCAAAGTTCATCATCAACAGCTGGAGTTTCTTATCAGTACAAGAAAGATATTGGAGTATCAGGTTTAGTTACATTAGCTTTTGGTTATGTTCTCATCTATGGTTTCTAA
- a CDS encoding DEHA2A00418p (weakly similar to uniprot|P22134 Saccharomyces cerevisiae YER142c MAG1 3-methyladenine DNA glycosylase) translates to MPNKETRNVRSLRKRVKKEYTEDDDEYYEETPKEKKAKLVKTSSKKGAPSSYSGDSKEVLGNNSFEKAIALFEKTDPALSDFIKSCDDPNTLMDVKMNAYQTLVKIIISQQLSTSAARSIMTKFIKLFLKEGESTEPDHQFKAHPHFPTPEIVKETSPERLRSAGISFRKAGYLLIISEKFSDKNYLLNDDKKLNDMSNEDIARLLIDLKGIGPWAVDIFLLLYMKRSDIFPISDAGIRKGLSMLIQNTSGKKGKKLNYLSIEEMEKYSENWKPYRSVASWYLMKVSSPERVKGYLKIRE, encoded by the coding sequence ATGCCAAACAAAGAAACTAGAAACGTACGGTCTTTAAGAAAAAGGGTTAAGAAAGAGTATacagaagatgatgatgagtATTATGAGGAAACCCcgaaagaaaagaaggcAAAGCTCGTCAAAACATCTAGCAAAAAGGGTGCGCCGAGCAGTTACTCTGGTGATTCCAAGGAAGTATTGGGCAATAATTCCTTCGAGAAGGCAATAGCACTATTTGAAAAGACAGATCCTGCTTTATCAGACTTTATTAAAAGTTGTGACGATCCAAATACATTGATGGATGTTAAGATGAATGCGTATCAAACACTTgttaaaataataatatcacAGCAACTATCTACAAGTGCAGCACGTTCAATAATgacaaaatttattaaacttTTTCTTAAAGAAGGCGAGTCAACTGAGCCCGATCATCAATTCAAGGCACATCCTCATTTTCCAACACCTGAAATTGTTAAAGAAACTTCTCCAGAAAGATTGAGATCAGCAGGTATATCGTTTAGGAAAGCAGGGTATTTGCTTATTATTTCGGAAAAGTTTTCAGAtaaaaattatctattgaatgatgataagaaattaaatgatatGTCTAATGAAGATATAGCAAGATTGTTGATAGATCTTAAAGGGATTGGCCCCTGGGCTGTAGACATTTTTCTCTTGCTATATATGAAGAGATCGGATATTTTTCCTATTAGTGATGCAGGCATTAGAAAAGGATTAAGTATGCTTATACAAAATACACTGGGTAAGAAAGGAAAGAAGTTAAACTATTTATCCATagaagaaatggaaaaatattctgaaaATTGGAAACCTTACCGAAGTGTTGCATCTTGGTATTTAATGAAGGTGTCATCGCCAGAGCGGGTAAAAGGCTATCTTAAGATTAGAGAATAG
- a CDS encoding DEHA2A00440p (weakly similar to uniprot|P41903 Saccharomyces cerevisiae YJR019C TES1 Thioesterase), with protein MKPGTRIENRFELIEKSDTVYEGARPLEKFLEQNRSVYGGEFISQAMYAAWKTIPGEEFTPNSLHAYFLKVGNNGSVIRYEVKKTNDGKNFCNRTVECYQTETNALCVVYMMSFSKKNDRNKLRSDHKSLEEGKFSLDFQKKPNFYFDKYVKTIDNINYIEHTHEFFHHALPPEFFDTRLPPNYKNVSLSDREFGMFFRVNDDLTVAKDVIKSKFLLLSYISDSFYLPSIYRALGHPIGPGMMKDVNISLDHCVNFHDVNFDPTQWMFMSWSYDRMVNNRVLVNCFIYTLDGTMVASIRQEGLSFISKETLLGSDAPGIPKL; from the coding sequence ATGAAACCTGGAACAAGGATTGAGAACCgttttgaattaattgagaaatCTGATACTGTTTACGAAGGGGCCCGTCCATTGGAGAAGTTTCTTGAACAAAACAGAAGTGTTTATGGCGGAGAATTTATTTCTCAAGCTATGTATGCTGCTTGGAAGACAATACCAGGTGAAGAATTTACCCCGAACTCGCTTCATGCTTACTTTTTGAAAGTAGGCAATAATGGATCGGTAATAAGATATGAAGTGAAAAAAACTAATGATGGTAAGAACTTTTGCAATAGAACTGTCGAATGTTATCAAACTGAGACGAATGCATTATGCGTCGTCTACATGAtgtcattttcaaaaaaaaatgacAGAAATAAACTTCGTTCAGATCATAAAAGTCTTGAAGAGGgtaaattttctttggatTTCCAAAAGAAACCAAATTTTTACTTCGATAAATACGTTAAAACGATCGATAACATTAATTACATAGAGCATACCcatgaattttttcatcacGCTTTACCACCGGAATTCTTCGACACTAGACTTCCtccaaattataaaaatgttTCTTTATCTGATAGAGAATTCGGCATGTTCTTTCGAGTTAATGATGACCTCACGGTTGCCAAAGACgtaataaaatcaaaattcCTTCTATTAAGTTATATTTCGGATAGTTTCTATCTACCTTCAATTTATAGGGCCTTGGGACATCCAATAGGACCTGGTATGATGAAGGatgttaatatttcattggATCATTGTGTTAACTTTCATGATGTCAACTTTGATCCTACTCAATGGATGTTTATGAGCTGGAGTTACGATAGGATGGTGAATAACCGAGTATTGGTTAATTGCTTTATATATACGTTAGATGGTACTATGGTGGCAAGTATTAGACAAGAGGGTTTAAGCTTTATCTCAAAGGAAACTTTGCTAGGATCCGATGCTCCTGGTATTCCAAAGTTATGA
- a CDS encoding DEHA2A00462p (similar to uniprot|Q05871 Saccharomyces cerevisiae YLR284c ECI delta3-cis-delta2-trans-enoyl-CoA isomerase): MSEGKDILYEVREKVTIITLNNPKKLNSLDKPQYILLAKLMEKADKEEGTVLTILQSTGRYFSAGAQLGGKDMLNLDPSVLLSHEYWLNEFVSKNVFLTDVFHNHTKVLAAAVNGPIIGVSAAMVALCDLVYVMDETKMHIITPFTALGLVAEGASSSTFFLRLGWSKAAEAIILAKPIPGTELNKLGFINKSYHETNFDSVEQFNQKVHDDLVSQFSGLYEPSILANKQLLKANRDQLINSASSREVIKTFNNFVQGIPQSRFMEKMQQARENKM, from the coding sequence atgtCGGAAGGTAAAGATATTCTCTATGAGGTCAGAGAGAAAGTAACAATTATAACTTTGAATAACCccaaaaaattgaattccTTGGATAAACCTCAATATATCTTATTAGCTAAATTGATGGAGAAGGCTGATAAGGAAGAAGGCACGGTATTAACCATTCTTCAATCAACAGGAAGATATTTTAGTGCAGGGGCTCAGCTTGGAGGTAAAGACATGCTTAATTTAGACCCGTCGGTTTTGTTGAGCCATGAGTATTGGTTAAATGAATTTGTATCGAAAAATGTCTTTTTGACTGATGTATTTCACAACCATACAAAGGTATTAGCTGCTGCGGTAAACGGTCCTATAATTGGTGTGAGTGCAGCAATGGTAGCATTGTGCGACTTAGTGTATGTTATGGATGAAACCAAAATGCACATCATAACCCCATTTACAGCTTTAGGATTAGTTGCAGAAGGAGCTAGTAGTTCCACATTTTTCTTGCGTTTAGGTTGGTCTAAGGCTGCGGAAGCAATAATTTTAGCGAAACCAATACCAGGTacagaattgaataagttaGGATTCATTAACAAATCGTATCATGAGACCAATTTTGACTCTGTAGAACAATTTAATCAGAAGGTTCACGATGATTTAGTTTCTCAATTCAGTGGTTTGTATGAGCCATCCATATTAGCTAACAAACAGTTGTTAAAGGCCAATAGAGACCAATTGATTAATAGTGCTAGTTCTAGAGAAGTAATCaaaactttcaataattttgtgCAGGGAATTCCTCAACTGAGGTTCATGGAAAAAATGCAACAAGCTAGAGAGAACAAAATGTAA
- a CDS encoding DEHA2A00484p (weakly similar to uniprot|Q0CUF0 Aspergillus terreus Predicted protein ATEG_02684): MKFDTVILISLAALATSQNANTITESQAEIVVKKQLDSRSFGLKDFLSDHMPWSGKKNWKDHEGKQHWNDNDGKEHWKDHDGNDCWNDKDGKKHWKDHEGKEHWNDNDGKEHWKDRDGNDCWNDKDGKKHWKDHEGKKHWKDHEGKEHWKDHDGKEHWKDHDGNDCWNDKDGKKHWKDHEGKEHWNDKDGKEHWKDHEGNDCWNDKDGKKHWKDHEGKEHWKDHEGKKHWKDHEGKEHWNDKDGKEHWKDHDGNDCWNDKDGKKHWKDHEGKEHWKDQDGKEHFYKPPIAMKRSNFQI; encoded by the coding sequence ATGAAATTTGACACTGTGATTTTAATCAGTTTAGCTGCATTAGCTACTAGTCAAAATGCCAACACCATTACTGAAAGCCAAGCGGAGATTGTGGTCAAGAAACAGCTTGATTCAAGATCTTTTGGATTAAAGGACTTTTTGTCCGATCATATGCCATGGTCGGGCAAAAAAAACTGGAAGGATCACGAAGGTAAACAGCACTggaatgataatgatggTAAAGAACACTGGAAAGATCACGATGGTAACGACTGCTGGAATGACAAAGATGGCAAGAAGCACTGGAAAGATCATGAAGGTAAGGAGCACTggaatgataatgatggTAAAGAACACTGGAAAGATCGCGATGGTAACGACTGCTGGAATGACAAAGATGGCAAGAAGCACTGGAAGGATCATGAAGGCAAGAAACACTGGAAAGATCATGAAGGTAAGGAACACTGGAAGGATCACGATGGTAAAGAACACTGGAAAGATCACGATGGTAACGACTGCTGGAATGACAAAGATGGCAAGAAGCACTGGAAAGATCATGAAGGTAAGGAGCACTGGAATGATAAGGATGGTAAAGAACACTGGAAAGATCATGAAGGTAACGACTGCTGGAATGACAAAGATGGCAAGAAGCACTGGAAGGATCATGAAGGTAAGGAGCACTGGAAGGATCATGAAGGCAAGAAACACTGGAAGGATCATGAAGGTAAGGAGCACTGGAATGATAAGGATGGTAAAGAACACTGGAAAGATCACGATGGTAACGACTGCTGGAATGACAAAGATGGCAAGAAACACTGGAAGGATCATGAAGGTAAGGAGCACTGGAAGGATCAAGATGGTAAGGAACATTTTTATAAACCTCCTATTGCTATGAAAAGGtccaattttcaaatctaa
- a CDS encoding DEHA2A00506p (weakly similar to uniprot|P53283 Saccharomyces cerevisiae YGR138C TPO2 Polyamine transport protein) produces the protein MSMQSSKLRDDSQTFIDDTSINSEKVHAFEGHNADVQPVIRQRSNSKIEDRESLSKLISNNKGVERIVSELEEGAGKLGGLEEPLDLKRIETHPDPNSSFNEKDPWKYPIDQETGLRLVEFVPGDKKNPLNISKARKWFYTFLLGIICFVVALGSAIVTGDISGPKEYFGVTEEIIILASVTMFVLGFGFGPCLFAPLSEEIGRQPVYVGTLFLGVIFIIPCALAQNIETLIICRLIDGLAFSAPMCLIGGSLADIWEASERGAAMAVFSAAPFLGPVVGPIFGGLLGDNAPTWRWIYWCFLIIAGFFYVIFALAVPETHHNTILKRRAKKLRKNTGDDRYRAIVELKIKNFKQVCNESLLRPFILLSELIIFLITLYMSVIYGLLYMFFFAYPMVYGEGKGWSDSMVGVMFIPIGVGVVISSLIAPFVNRDYNKRAQVYRDKGELPPAELRLIPMMYSCWFVPAGLFSFAWSSYPSVSWAGPCFSGLAVGFGFTCLYNPANNYIVDSYQHFAASGLAAKTFVRSMWGACVPLFTIQMYHRLGYEWASSLMAFISLACCAIPFGFYYYGARIRTYSKYAYSPDSIN, from the coding sequence ATGAGCATGCAAAGTTCAAAACTCAGGGACGATTCTCAAACTTTCATAGATGATACAAGTATCAATAGTGAAAAGGTTCATGCATTCGAAGGACATAATGCGGATGTGCAACCAGTGATACGCCAAAGAAGTAATAGCAAAATTGAAGACAGAGAAAGCTTGAGCAAATTgatttccaataataaagGTGTCGAAAGAATAGTTTCAGAACTAGAAGAAGGTGCTGGTAAATTAGGAGGGTTAGAAGAACCACTTGATCTAAAGAGAATTGAAACTCACCCGGATCCAAACTCAAGCTTTAATGAGAAAGATCCGTGGAAATACCCTATTGATCAAGAAACGGGTCTAAGACTAGTTGAGTTTGTCCCTGGTGATAAAAAAAATccattaaatatttcaaaagcTAGAAAATGGTTTTATACCTTTCTCTTGGGTATAATTTGTTTTGTTGTTGCTTTAGGCTCTGCGATTGTAACCGGTGATATCAGTGGACCAAAGGAGTATTTTGGCGTTAccgaagaaattattattttggcATCGGTTACTATGTTTGTTCTTGGATTTGGGTTCGGGCCTTGTTTATTTGCACCACTCTCAGAAGAAATAGGTAGACAACCTGTTTATGTGGGAACATTATTCCTAGGCGtcatattcattattccTTGCGCATTAGCTCAAAACATTGAAACATTAATCATTTGTAGATTGATTGATGGTTTAGCGTTTTCCGCTCCTATGTGCCTTATAGGTGGTTCATTAGCAGACATATGGGAGGCATCGGAAAGAGGGGCTGCAATGGCTGTCTTTTCAGCCGCCCCATTTTTGGGTCCAGTCGTAGGTCCAATTTTTGGTGGTTTACTTGGTGATAATGCCCCTACTTGGAGATGGATTTATTGGTGTTTCTTAATTATAGCGGGATTTTTTTACGTTATATTTGCGTTAGCAGTTCCCGAGACTCATCATAACACTATATTAAAACGCAGagcaaaaaaattaagaaagaaTACTGGTGATGATAGATACAGAGCAATCGTCGAATTGAAGattaaaaatttcaaacaaGTCTGTAATGAATCGCTTTTACGTCCATTCATTTTATTAAgtgaattaattattttcttgataaCTTTGTATATGTCGGTCATCTATGGTTTGTTGTATATGTTTTTCTTTGCTTATCCTATGGTGTATGGTGAAGGTAAGGGATGGAGTGATTCTATGGTCGGTGTTATGTTTATTCCAATCGGAGTCGGTGTGGTCATTTCTTCTCTTATAGCTCCATTTGTCAATCGGGATTATAATAAAAGGGCTCAAGTATATAGAGATAAAGGAGAGTTACCACCAGCTGAATTAAGATTAATTCCAATGATGTATAGTTGTTGGTTCGTTCCTGCTGGTTTATTCTCGTTTGCATGGTCGTCGTATCCATCTGTTTCGTGGGCTGGTCCGTGCTTTAGTGGTCTTGCCGTCGGTTTTGGATTTACTTGTTTGTATAACCCAGCGAATAACTATATTGTTGATTCATATCAACACTTCGCAGCAAGTGGTTTAGCTGCAAAGACGTTCGTCAGATCAATGTGGGGTGCTTGTGTCCCATTATTTACTATTCAAATGTACCACAGATTGGGCTATGAATGGGCCTCATCATTAATGGCATTCATTTCCTTGGCATGTTGTGCAATCCCATTTGGATTCTACTATTATGGAGCAAGAATTAGAACATACTCAAAGTATGCTTATTCCCCCGACTCTATAAATTAA
- a CDS encoding DEHA2A00528p (no similarity) produces the protein MKYATTTVTIGGTTSDGAYSNSFPIQTLTAIVPQSADLVVEPYGIFIAASQIDDLVPKWSVEKWYSQTATIWPSGKTSNTEGITYVENVPLGVNEYLDENGIYLDATKFKGKDTSGGNQRLDKSMLFISLVIVLLLVTLTV, from the coding sequence atgaaatacgCAACTACGACAGTCACTATTGGCGGCACAACTTCAGATGGAGCTTATTCAAACAGCTTTCCAATTCAAACCCTTACTGCAATTGTCCCACAATCCGCTGATCTTGTAGTCGAACCTTATGGTATCTTTATCGCGGCCAGTCAAATCGACGATTTAGTCCCAAAATGGTCAGTGGAAAAATGGTATTCTCAAACGGCTACAATATGGCCAAGTGGCAAAACCTCAAACACTGAAGGTATTACATATGTAGAAAATGTCCCTCTTGGAGTCAACGAATATTTAGATGAAAACGGAATCTATCTTGATGCTACTAAGTTTAAAGGCAAAGACACCAGTGGAGGCAATCAAAGATTGGATAAATCCATGTTGTTTATCAGCCTTGTTATTGTATTGTTACTTGTTACTCTTACTGTTTGA
- a CDS encoding DEHA2A00550p (similar to CA2211|IPF13921 Candida albicans), which yields MNKKAFSDSNDRVITHTNDDVASAPHYQSQSTSSEAAMNEDEQQLTDSEGEDEFIRRHGHIDFQYIKKPKDAVWFIRPHALNYFKDGVLYRTKGERTSAKTELFLDLMYVGIISNLAGHATENASGGALLMYVLLFVPAWVVWADIKDFTNYYYTEDLSQKVYIIWILILLTLFVNSSSDVLNGIKGAAFTIVPYILCRVSLAISLLIYSLYIPEHRTQMRIYSVCIFITSCIWIPVIFISTRAKIGVAIAVLFLEQLSFTVVYHPQTKRLLKLTTSTALNIEHEIERFATFVTIAIGEFLYKVVATNPLGTGFSSKFARGTFLLLIAYILFWIYNNGSNSKKATHALRNNGWTAITWIYCHLPLVASLVLGADAGGDLTSLDITSLSKHQEESVLERSSEEEPNMYALSFFFTGSICVSLLCMCIIGLADKNEDPPNLHIVSRFWRVIWRAPIGIIIVLLSFAELDSTLLMGIVTILLAVLLVYESIVSTPQDCINYPLARKRSLTLE from the coding sequence atgaataagaAAGCATTCAGCGATTCAAATGACCGTGTAATTACTCACACCAATGATGATGTGGCAAGTGCTCCTCATTATCAATCACAAAGTACACTGTCTGAAGCCGCAATGAATGAAGATGAGCAACAGCTAACTGACTCTGAAGgagaagatgaatttatCAGGCGCCACGGTCATATTGACTTCCAGTATATCAAAAAGCCTAAAGATGCAGTGTGGTTCATTAGGCCTCATGCCcttaattatttcaaagatGGTGTTTTATATAGGACAAAAGGAGAGAGAACATCAGCTAAgacagaattatttttggatttgatGTATGTTGGAATCATTAGTAATTTAGCAGGGCATGCGACAGAGAATGCTAGTGGAGGTGCTTTATTGATGTACGTTTTGCTTTTTGTCCCTGCGTGGGTAGTTTGGGCTgatattaaagattttaCGAATTATTACTACACTGAAGACTTATCACAAAAGGTATAcattatttggattttgaTACTCTTAACTTTATTTGTGAACTCTTCTAGTGATGTATTAAATGGTATTAAAGGAGCTGCATTTACCATCGTTCCATATATACTTTGTCGAGTTTCGTTGGCCATTTCATTGCTAATTTACTCCTTGTATATTCCAGAACACAGAACACAAATGAGGATTTACAGCGTTTGTATCTTTATTACTAGCTGTATATGGATACCTGTTATTTTCATCCTGACCAGAGCAAAAATTGGAGTAGCGATTGCTGTTCTTTTTCTAGAACAACTTTCGTTCACCGTGGTTTATCATCCCCAAACCAAAAGACTTTTGAAACTAACGACGTCGACGGCATTGAATATAGAACATGAAATTGAGAGATTTGCCACTTTTGTGACTATTGCCATTGGTGAATTTTTATACAAGGTTGTGGCCACAAATCCTTTGGGTACCGGGTTTAGCTCTAAGTTTGCAAGAGGTACGTTTTTGTTATTAATTGCTTACATATTGTTTTGgatttataataatggtTCTAATTCAAAGAAAGCTACGCATGCATTGAGAAATAATGGATGGACAGCCATAACTTGGATTTATTGTCACCTTCCTTTAGTCGCAAGTTTAGTTCTTGGAGCAGATGCGGGTGGAGACTTAACATCTTTAGATATTACTAGTTTATCAAAGCACCAAGAGGAGCTGGTGCTTGAAAGAAGTTCCGAGGAAGAACCCAATATGTACGCACtttcttttttctttacTGGTAGTATTTGTGTGTCACTATTATGTATGTGCATAATAGGACTAGCagataaaaatgaagacCCACCAAATTTGCATATTGTGTCTAGATTCTGGAGAGTTATATGGAGAGCACCCATAGGTATCATTATTGTGTTGTTAAGTTTTGCCGAGCTTGATTCCACATTACTAATGGGAATCGTGACTATCTTGTTAGCCGTGCTTCTAGTTTACGAAAGCATTGTATCTACACCACAGGATTGCATTAACTACCCTTTAGCACGTAAAAGGTCTTTAACGTTAGAATAA
- a CDS encoding DEHA2A00572p (similar to uniprot|P53389 Saccharomyces cerevisiae YNR055C HOL1 Putative ion transporter similar to the major facilitator superfamily of transporters): MSFLKLLFKNNDLGEEIPGTIHLIDVDQVPGISKVDSAKGNQNIMLHPRPSSNPNDPLRWSHRKKKSQLFLLTFWAFIQNISSVWTGPVYDTWVDEFNCTYNQLNIASGLVFVAIAVGCTTLQPIALKYGKRIVYIGCTILQIIGNIVYSQAHNVETTYIASALVGFAAAPIYSLVEISSTDIFFQHERAENISWLVLALQSGCALGPLAAGFITESLNWRWCCYIMVIIFSVLLIIQIFTMEDSTFQREESPEELEENIVMQIRSHETFANSMQRQPSSQNKKRDNHTVHIEPDIQYVDPSIPKRTYLQRLRLIENEFNDPTSIIVIFLKPFYLVSFPIVVWCGILQGIQQMWLTLMTCTQSEFYSSAPYNFSSSMVGLSNLGQLVGIVAGMAYGGKFVDWLTIQLAKRNNGIMEPEFRLYSMAFPTLINATGILTYCLGPAYKAHWFLSVGVGQCCLGFAMASVTSICYTYCSDSYPKLASEGIVFISFLNNALATVFTFTIQSWIDKDGLKLMAWLMFMLSLVLNGSFIVWVFYGKRVRRWTKNKYYQFCDDAGNHP; the protein is encoded by the coding sequence ATGTCGTTTCTAAAACTTTTATTCAAGAACAATGATCTTGGTGAGGAAATCCCGGGGACTATTCACTTGATTGATGTAGATCAAGTTCCTGGTATTTCTAAAGTTGATTCAGCAAAAGGGAACCAGAACATCATGTTGCACCCTCGGCCAAGTTCCAATCCAAATGACCCTTTAAGATGGCTGCATAGAAAGAAAAAACTGCAACTATTCCTTCTTACGTTTTGGGcttttattcaaaatatatcGTCGGTTTGGACAGGCCCGGTATATGATACGTGGGTGGATGAGTTTAATTGCACTTATaaccaattgaatattgCATCGGGGCTTGTATTTGTTGCTATTGCGGTGGGATGTACTACTCTACAGCCAATTGCGCTAAAGTATGGTAAACGGATTGTTTACATTGGATGCACTATACttcaaattattggaaatatAGTTTATTCTCAGGCACATAATGTGGAAACTACATACATTGCTTCAGCCCTAGTTGGTTTTGCTGCAGCACCGATATACTCTTTAGTTGAAATATCGAGTACAGACATCTTTTTTCAACATGAAAGAGCCGAAAACATCTCGTGGCTAGTGCTTGCTCTTCAATCCGGTTGTGCTTTAGGCCCGTTAGCCGCTGGATTTATTACTGAAAGTCTTAATTGGAGATGGTGCTGTTATATTATGGTGATAATATTTAGTGTTTTGcttatcattcaaatatttacaatGGAAGACAGCACTTTTCAAAGAGAAGAATCGCCAGaggaattagaagaaaacatTGTAATGCAAATAAGGAGTCATGAAACTTTCGCGAATAGTATGCAACGTCAACCATCGAGTCAAAATAAGAAAAGAGATAATCACACAGTGCATATTGAACCCGATATCCAGTATGTAGATCCTTCAATACCTAAGAGAACATATTTACAGAGGCTTCGTTTAATTGAGAATGAATTTAACGATCCTACTTCTATTATTGTGATATTTCTTAAACCTTTTTACCTTGTCTCATTTCCTATAGTTGTTTGGTGTGGTATTTTACAAGGAATACAGCAAATGTGGCTAACGTTGATGACATGCACCCAATCTGAATTTTATTCTAGTGCCCCGTATAATTTCAGCTCTTCCATGGTTGGGTTAAGTAACTTGGGTCAACTTGTTGGTATCGTCGCTGGTATGGCATATGGTGGGAAATTTGTTGATTGGTTAACTATTCAATTGGCTAAGCGAAACAACGGTATCATGGAACCAGAATTTCGCCTCTATTCTATGGCTTTTCCAACTCTCATTAATGCTACTGGCATACTAACGTATTGTCTAGGGCCAGCGTATAAAGCACATTGGTTTTTGTCCGTTGGAGTTGGGCAATGCTGTTTAGGATTCGCGATGGCTTCAGTCACTTCTATTTGCTACACATATTGCTCAGACAGTTACCCAAAGTTGGCTAGCGAAGGTATTGTGTTCATATCCTTTCTTAATAATGCGTTGGCGACCGTTTTCACATTTACAATTCAGTCTTGGATAGATAAGGATGGCCTTAAGCTCATGGCATGGTTAATGTTTATGCTCAGTCTTGTTCTAAATGGTAGCTTTATTGTATGGGTATTTTACGGTAAACGGGTTAGAAGATGGactaaaaataaatattacCAATTTTGTGATGATGCTGGTAATCATCCCTAA